A region of the Leptospira venezuelensis genome:
AAGTAGTCCGATCGTTAGCTATGGTATGTTGATAAACTCTCCAAAAACCCAGCCTACATTTGGATAACACCCATTATATGCGTTTGAAGACACAGCAATTAAATACCAATAATTTTCCCACTGGGCAATTTTCACTTTTTGAGTTTGGCGCCCAATTATAACGATATCATTTCCAGTTGGAATATATTCACTTTCAACCTGTTGATGACCTTCATCGATAAAGCTACATTTGAAAGAAAGAGAATTCTGATTTGGGGTATCACGAAATTTAACATTAGACGTTGTTTGAGAATTAATAAGTCCAATAGTGACTAACTCTATCCCTTTATAATTTCGCTTTTGCCCCGATCCTAACTTACTATTATAATTCCAATAAAACAAATTCTCTCCACAATTTAAGCGCTGAGTATAATATAAAGATTGATCTGACTTTTCTAAAAAGCACTTCTTATTCTTAACTGGCTTATTTTCTGGAGTACACCCAGGATTCTTCTCAGGTTCTAAAAACAGGTGATTACTTTTAATTTCATAAGAGCCGTTATAACCCCCGCATCCTTCTCCAGCATATAGTTCAGTATATGTTTGATTTTCCTTGAACTCCATTACCCAGCCCTCGCCTGTTACAATGTCTGGTCCCCAAGCTGTTGTTATGAGCAAATCTTTATCAATAGCATTGCTTGAGCATGAAAACAACAAAATGGACATACTTAAAAGGTACAAAAGTTTCATTATCGTTTTAATTAATTCCTTATTACTTTCAATTTTGGACCATTACGTCTAATGACCAAGCTGCTCCGACGTTTCGCGAGTGCATAAGCACTTGGCGCGAGGCAATCCCGCAGCGATGCGTCAGAGCCGACAGTTATGCGCTGCTTTTTTTACAAATATTTGATTTATTTTTTTGAAATAATTACAACATGATTATCAAAACTTTGATCATTATTCTGATAATCAATATTGAAAATTTTTTGAATCTTCAGATTATTCATTAAGAGTAATTGAGAAATATCTGTAATAGAATGATAAAAAAAATAAAGTTCTCTTCCATCTTTTCCTATTTTAATACCTGAATCGTTCGGATTTCCTTCGACAATACTTAAATATAGAATCCCGCCATTTTTCAACGAATCAAATAGTTTTGGAAAAAGGTTTTTGATATCTATAAATGGTATGTAAGGCAAACAAAATCCCATAATAATTCCATTAAGATATTCATGTTGAGTTTTGAAATGTCTTAAATCTGAAACATTAAAAATGCATTCTGGATTATTCTTTTTAGCTAGAATAATCATTTTATCTGAAATATCTATACCACTTATATTAAGATCATTTCTTTTTCTAAATAAATAATTGGTAATATTCCCAGGCCCACAACCTAAATCTAAAACATTTCCGTTTAGAGGAATTTGATCGGAAAAATAATTGTAAGTTTCATTATACAGAGGAAAATCCATAAATTTCTCCTCATATAGGCTTGCAATTTCGTTCCAAGTATTGAAAGTTTCTTTAAATTTTTCCATATATATTAAATCAAAATATTTAATTTTTGTAACTAGTATAAAATTTCAAAATAGTTGCGCATAACGACCAAGCCTAGCCGACGTTTGCGATGGCCCGAGTTTGCACAGGCAAACGAAGTGATAGACGTAAATGTGCCGAAGGCCGAGTGAGTGGTCGCGTTAGCGATCCACGAACGAAACGGAAGCACCGACAGTTAGCCGCCGGTCTTATCTAGTAAAATCAGTTTTTCATCAACCCTATCGATAAACGAGCGATATTCAAATGGAATGTTATCCCTTACAACATCAAATAGCCAATATCGACGCTGATCTTCAAAATTGGCTTCGATATAAAACCCACCTTGATCTATTTCATCTGGATGGCCAAATTTAGAGTTGAAGTCCTGAATTAAACAGCGAGGAAAATGGACTAGTAAATCTTTAGTAATAATATATTTTTCTTGCGGTTGAATTTTATATTCCCCGTTAAAAGGATGACCGACTGATGAAACCTGATCCAAATAATTTCTAGAAAGAATACCCCCTTCCAATTTAAATATATTTACGCAGCGAAATATACATTCTCCAGCATATTTACCGAATATTAAAGAATTTCCTTCCGACTCTAAGTTCATCTCTCTTCTACAAGAAATTGTTAAAAGTATAAGCAGGATGATTTGGATATTAAATCTTACTACGAGATACATATATTAAGACTGGCGTCTAACGACCAAGGTGTTCCGACGTTTTGCGAGTGCGCAGCACTTGGCATGAGTCTTGCCCTGCAAGACGAGTGACAAAGCGAAATGTGGCGGAGCCCGAGCGAGTGAGTCGCAAAGCGTCTCCGAGCTTAGCGGAAGCACCGATAGTTAGGCGCAACTTTTTTCGCAAACAATTTAAGAATTTCCTAATTTTAACGCTCGGTTTGTTCGTCTTCGCATCCACTCCCAATCCAACGTATTGGAAGTTTATAGTTCCACATAAAGAAGACTACGCTTCGCAATTACCATATTTTCCACCAGGGTTTTGAAAAAGCATACTTGTTATAGCTACCGCCTGTCAAAGTTTGCGTATCGAGGTCATACGCAAATAATACCCATTCACCAGCATCGTCAATCGGGTCATATGAAAGCCCTGTCACTACATTATTCTCAACTCTTAAATCCTTTAAATCATCCCAAGATATTCTTTCTGTGTCCCAGTGAGTCCCGTTCGGTTCAATTATTGTCAACTTTAGCTCATCTTGCAAGACTAACCGATTATTACTGGCTTCAAAAATATCACTAAAGCTACCCCCAAAAACTGAAATTGCTTTCGAATGGTTTGGATCCATTAGATAGCAAGTTCCACAAGCAATTATTAATAGCTCTTGAATCATTTCAAATTCTATTACACGTTTTAACTTAGTCCAACCCGGCTTAAAGTTTGCAACCCAGTCAGTCCCGTCTGAATTGTAAAATCGAACAGGAAATCCTTCTGAATAGAATAATTGTCCGTCTTCTGTTATAGGAATGTACATTGGACCGTAAACCGGCAATGATTCTAAAATTTCGTATCGTTTCACTGAAATCTCTTTCACTCTTTTAAATATCGTTATAAAAATGGCGCCTAACGACCAAGGTTTGACGACGTTTCACGAGTGCGCAAGCACTTGGCGCGAGGCTTGCCATGCAAGACGAGTGACAAAGCGAAATGTGGCGTAGCCCGAGCGAGTGGTCACGTTAGTGATCCACGAGCGGAGCGGAAGCACCGTAAGTTATGCGAAGGTTGGCTAACGACTAAAAGTCAATTTTAATTTCTCAAATACAGAAACAGCGTCTTTCACTATAACCACTTTTCGATCTATAAAATCATTATCACGACCTTTCAACTCTTTATTCGTTTGAAGATCATAGATTGATTTTAGTTCTCTAATTATTTTAAAACTTTCATTAAAATAGAAACGTTTTTCTACCCTAACATTCCCATAAAAAGTTGAAAGATTCGAAAATACGAAAGCTATTTTACTGTTATCGTAGAAATAGTATTCAGTTGTATGAACCCAATCTCCTGATGGTGTGCTTTCTTCTAATAATATTGAAGATACATTCTCATGATCTTTAAATATTCGAATGAAGCTTAAGATATCTTCTTTCTTTGAGTTTTTATCAAGCGTTTCCCAATTAGATAGATCTTTCGTATTTTCATTCCAATATCTAACATATTGAATCGAATTATCTGAGTTAGCTTTTTGAAATTCTTGCGCACTTTTGTAAATTTCTCTGATTTGCAGAATTTCATTAGATTCTGAGTATGCAGAGATAGCAATGAATAATATGAACAGTAAAGATGTCTTTTTAACCATTTTCGATATTAGAATATTATTTTGCCAACTTTCGCATAACGACCAAGGTGTTTCGCGAGTGCGAAGCACTTGGCGCGAGGCTTGCTTTGCAAGGCGAGTGACAAAGCGAAATGTGGCGTAGCCCGAGCGAGTGGTCGTGTTAGCGATCCACGAGCGGAGCGGAAGCACCGATAGTTAGGCGAAGGTATTCTCATCAATTTCAGAGAAACCATCCTCCAATATTTTGCTCATTCCTTTTCTTTCTTTCTTAAATCTTTCGGACTTCACTTTTTGGCTATGTCTATTCTTATCTGATTGAAAATGTATGTTGTTCTCAACTAGAAATGAGCCAGGCTGAACCATTAACCCATTATATATACAATCATCAAATCCACAATTGTGCTTTGAATACTCTCCAAAATTACGATGTCTTATGCGTTTTTCTTTTAATATCCTCTCTTGATTTGCAATCACATTTGCCCAAATCTCTCGTTCATCGGCAACTGTGAGCATCTTTCCCAAAGTAGTAACGCGAACAAACGTATCCGGATCTTTTATTTGCAGAAAATCGAAGGTCTTCTTGAATATTTTATGAGCATGTTCCCTTATTTCAATTTTCTCTTCTATACTAAGTTTTTCATTTTCTGAAATAGATCGATAAAGACCAAGCGTATTAAAATCAGTATATTTCTTATAATTATC
Encoded here:
- a CDS encoding class I SAM-dependent methyltransferase gives rise to the protein MDFPLYNETYNYFSDQIPLNGNVLDLGCGPGNITNYLFRKRNDLNISGIDISDKMIILAKKNNPECIFNVSDLRHFKTQHEYLNGIIMGFCLPYIPFIDIKNLFPKLFDSLKNGGILYLSIVEGNPNDSGIKIGKDGRELYFFYHSITDISQLLLMNNLKIQKIFNIDYQNNDQSFDNHVVIISKK